One Vibrio sp. 16 genomic window carries:
- the tpiA gene encoding triose-phosphate isomerase: MRRPVVMGNWKLNGSKAMVKELLTGLNAELEGVEGVDVAVAPPALYIDLAERVIAEGGNKIILGAQNTDLNNSGAFTGDMSPEMLKDFGASHIIIGHSERREYHNESDEFIAKKFNFLKENGLKPVFCIGESEAQNEAGETEAVCARQINAVIDTYGVEALNGAIIAYEPIWAIGTGKAATAEDAQRIHASIRALIAAKDEAVAAQVIIQYGGSVKPENAEAYFSQPDIDGALVGGASLDAKSFAAIAKAAAAAKA; encoded by the coding sequence ATGCGTCGTCCTGTAGTGATGGGTAACTGGAAACTGAATGGCAGCAAAGCAATGGTTAAAGAGCTGCTAACTGGTCTTAACGCTGAGCTTGAAGGCGTTGAAGGTGTTGACGTAGCCGTAGCGCCACCAGCACTTTACATCGACCTTGCAGAGCGTGTAATCGCTGAAGGCGGTAACAAGATCATCCTAGGTGCACAAAACACTGACCTAAACAACAGCGGTGCATTCACTGGCGATATGTCTCCAGAGATGCTAAAAGATTTTGGTGCTTCTCACATCATCATCGGTCACTCTGAGCGTCGTGAATACCACAACGAATCTGATGAGTTCATCGCGAAGAAGTTCAACTTCCTAAAAGAAAACGGTCTTAAGCCAGTATTCTGTATCGGTGAATCTGAAGCGCAAAACGAAGCGGGCGAAACTGAAGCAGTTTGTGCACGTCAAATCAACGCAGTGATCGACACTTACGGTGTTGAAGCACTGAACGGCGCAATCATCGCTTACGAACCAATCTGGGCTATCGGTACTGGTAAAGCAGCAACAGCTGAAGATGCACAACGCATCCACGCTTCTATCCGTGCTCTAATCGCAGCGAAAGATGAAGCAGTTGCAGCACAAGTAATCATTCAATACGGCGGCTCTGTTAAGCCAGAAAACGCTGAAGCTTACTTCTCACAACCAGACATCGACGGTGCTCTAGTTGGTGGTGCTTCTCTAGACGCTAAGAGCTTCGCAGCAATCGCTAAAGCAGCTGCAGCGGCAAAAGCGTAA
- a CDS encoding MATE family efflux transporter, with protein MQDKHGLLTGPIPTVLRQMTVPMTFGLVAILMFNLVDTFFISLLGTEALAAISYTFPVTFAVNCITMGIGMGLSTNIGRLLGQGQSQDAARFSSHGLLLAVVLVALACTLGLLTIEPLFLRLGAKAELIPLIEQYMFIWYLTIPLLVIPMAGNSAIRATGDTKTPAKIMMLAGCINGVLDPLLIFGIGPFPELGIQGAAIASALSWLGALCGSLYVLIKREKLLGLPNVTRISHDWRLILKIGTPAALSNAMTPISGAILMMMLSSHGTAAVAAYGAAQRVESILILVLMALTSALTPFVAQNMGANNPHRSFAGIFLSMRFSMVLQLGIFIMMVPLSIPLAALFSQEQAVKDLLWHYLLVVPFSYGFQGVIMMLVSGLNALHQPLKAFQWSFMRLFIFTLPCAWLGSLLYDIEGLFIGIALGNIIGGLLGYLYALKLRKQYLAYETKTPA; from the coding sequence ATGCAGGATAAGCACGGCCTGTTGACCGGCCCCATCCCTACCGTTTTACGTCAAATGACCGTACCGATGACGTTCGGGCTTGTCGCGATCTTGATGTTTAACCTTGTCGATACGTTTTTTATCTCGCTATTGGGCACTGAAGCGTTGGCTGCCATCAGTTATACCTTTCCCGTTACCTTTGCGGTTAATTGCATAACGATGGGAATAGGCATGGGCTTATCCACCAATATTGGTCGCCTACTTGGCCAAGGACAGTCCCAAGACGCCGCCCGTTTTTCTTCCCATGGATTGTTGCTTGCGGTTGTCCTCGTCGCCCTAGCCTGCACTCTCGGACTACTGACGATTGAGCCTCTGTTTCTTCGCTTGGGCGCCAAAGCAGAACTTATTCCCCTCATCGAACAATACATGTTTATTTGGTACCTAACGATCCCACTGCTGGTCATTCCCATGGCGGGCAATAGCGCAATTCGTGCGACAGGGGATACCAAAACTCCGGCAAAAATCATGATGCTGGCAGGTTGTATTAACGGGGTGCTCGACCCATTGCTCATTTTCGGTATTGGCCCGTTTCCGGAATTGGGTATTCAGGGGGCTGCAATCGCAAGTGCGCTGAGTTGGTTGGGGGCTTTATGCGGTTCGCTCTACGTTCTTATCAAACGAGAGAAATTGCTCGGGCTGCCGAATGTGACACGAATTAGCCACGATTGGCGTTTGATCCTTAAGATCGGTACCCCTGCTGCGTTATCCAACGCAATGACCCCGATCTCAGGCGCCATTCTTATGATGATGCTCTCGAGTCATGGGACCGCCGCCGTTGCAGCTTATGGTGCAGCTCAAAGAGTTGAATCGATCCTAATCTTAGTTTTGATGGCACTAACCTCTGCTTTGACGCCCTTTGTGGCTCAAAACATGGGCGCAAATAATCCTCATCGAAGCTTTGCGGGAATTTTTCTCAGCATGCGATTTTCGATGGTACTCCAACTGGGTATTTTCATCATGATGGTGCCATTGAGCATTCCGTTAGCCGCCCTATTCTCTCAAGAGCAAGCGGTAAAGGATTTACTGTGGCATTACCTACTTGTGGTGCCATTCAGCTATGGTTTTCAAGGTGTCATCATGATGTTGGTTTCAGGATTGAATGCATTGCACCAACCATTGAAGGCATTTCAATGGAGCTTTATGCGTTTGTTCATTTTTACGCTGCCGTGCGCTTGGTTGGGGAGCCTGTTGTATGACATCGAAGGGTTATTTATCGGGATTGCACTCGGCAATATCATTGGCGGACTGTTAGGGTATCTATACGCGCTGAAGCTACGCAAACAATACTTGGCTTACGAAACAAAAACACCGGCCTAA
- the rraA gene encoding ribonuclease E activity regulator RraA, translating to MEYNTSALCDIYLEQVDVVEPMFSNFGGCASFAGQITTVKCFEDNGLIREILEQDGLGRVLLIDGGGSLRRALIDAELATLAEENDWEGIVAYGCVREVDELEDLSIGIHALASIPVGATSQGVGEVDVPVNFGGVTFLPEDYLYADNTGVILSQEPLDIDLELDEDVIEE from the coding sequence ATGGAATACAATACCTCTGCCCTATGTGACATTTACCTAGAACAGGTCGATGTTGTAGAGCCTATGTTTAGTAATTTTGGTGGTTGTGCCTCTTTTGCTGGACAAATTACAACCGTCAAATGTTTTGAAGATAACGGTTTGATTCGTGAGATCCTAGAGCAAGATGGTTTAGGTCGTGTACTGTTGATCGATGGTGGCGGTTCGCTGCGTCGGGCTTTGATTGATGCAGAGCTTGCAACGCTTGCAGAAGAGAATGATTGGGAAGGCATTGTCGCCTATGGATGCGTTCGAGAAGTCGACGAATTAGAAGACTTAAGCATTGGCATTCATGCATTGGCTTCCATTCCCGTTGGGGCGACGTCGCAAGGTGTCGGTGAAGTTGATGTGCCGGTTAACTTTGGCGGTGTAACCTTCTTGCCTGAAGATTACCTCTATGCTGACAATACGGGGGTGATTCTTTCTCAAGAGCCATTGGATATCGACTTAGAACTTGATGAAGACGTCATCGAAGAATAA
- a CDS encoding 1,4-dihydroxy-2-naphthoate polyprenyltransferase: protein MNQSIRIWLDAARPKTLPLALVSILTGSVLAYSTHQFSFPVALLAFITATLLQILSNLANDYGDAVKGTDNEKRLGPMRAIQSGEVSQSAMKSAIIINIVLTMVSGMALVLYALDSLQSILAFIGLGVLAIVAAIAYTVGNKPYGYVGLGDVSVFIFFGLLGVAGTFFLHTGVIAPLLTLPAIGCGLLAVAVLNINNMRDIENDEECGKRTVAVRLGQHKAKQYHSLLLVGALVSFIAYLVLQPSPIWFSFPFLISALIVYKHGKAVWRAEQPAQIAPMMPVIVKCSLVTNLLFAGVVIAQTLVS from the coding sequence ATGAATCAGTCTATACGTATCTGGCTTGACGCCGCGCGCCCAAAGACTTTGCCACTGGCACTGGTTTCTATCTTGACGGGTAGCGTATTGGCGTACTCCACGCATCAATTTTCTTTCCCGGTTGCTTTGCTGGCATTTATAACCGCCACCTTGCTACAAATATTATCCAATTTGGCCAATGATTATGGCGATGCAGTAAAGGGCACCGACAACGAAAAACGGTTAGGGCCGATGCGAGCTATTCAATCGGGCGAGGTGAGCCAAAGCGCCATGAAATCAGCGATCATTATCAATATTGTATTGACGATGGTGTCCGGTATGGCATTGGTGCTATATGCATTGGATAGCCTGCAAAGTATTCTCGCGTTCATTGGTTTGGGAGTACTCGCGATTGTCGCGGCGATCGCCTATACCGTGGGCAATAAGCCATATGGCTATGTGGGTCTTGGTGATGTGTCAGTCTTTATCTTTTTTGGCTTGTTGGGTGTTGCCGGCACGTTTTTCTTGCACACGGGAGTGATTGCACCGCTGCTGACGTTGCCAGCCATAGGGTGTGGTTTGCTCGCTGTTGCGGTTTTGAATATCAATAATATGCGTGATATTGAAAATGATGAAGAGTGTGGAAAGCGCACGGTCGCGGTTCGATTAGGTCAACACAAAGCGAAGCAATACCATTCTCTGTTGCTTGTCGGAGCCTTAGTGTCGTTTATCGCCTATTTAGTGCTTCAGCCGAGCCCGATCTGGTTTAGTTTTCCTTTCCTGATTAGCGCTCTGATTGTTTATAAGCACGGAAAAGCCGTGTGGCGAGCAGAGCAACCCGCGCAAATTGCACCAATGATGCCTGTGATCGTTAAGTGCTCGTTGGTCACTAACTTGCTTTTTGCCGGAGTTGTAATTGCACAAACACTGGTGAGTTAA
- the efp gene encoding elongation factor P yields MATVSTNEFKGGLKLMLDNEPCVILENEYVKPGKGQAFNRVKIRKLLSGKVLEKTFKSGETCEVADVMDIDLDYLYNDGEFYHFMNNETFEQIAADVKAVGENAKWLVENNTCMLTLWNGNPIVVTPPNFVELEVTDTDPGLKGDTQGTGGKPATLSTGAVVRVPLFIAIGEVIKVDTRTGEYVGRVK; encoded by the coding sequence ATGGCTACTGTTAGCACCAATGAATTTAAAGGCGGTCTAAAACTCATGCTTGATAACGAGCCTTGCGTTATCCTGGAAAACGAATACGTTAAGCCAGGTAAAGGCCAAGCGTTCAACCGCGTGAAAATTCGTAAACTTCTTTCTGGTAAAGTGCTAGAGAAAACCTTTAAGTCTGGTGAAACTTGTGAAGTTGCAGACGTAATGGATATCGACCTAGATTATCTATATAACGACGGCGAATTCTACCACTTTATGAACAACGAAACGTTTGAGCAAATCGCTGCAGACGTAAAAGCGGTTGGCGAAAACGCGAAATGGTTGGTAGAAAACAACACGTGTATGCTTACTCTTTGGAACGGCAACCCAATCGTTGTGACACCACCAAACTTCGTTGAGCTTGAAGTGACAGATACCGACCCAGGTCTAAAAGGCGATACTCAAGGCACTGGTGGCAAACCAGCAACGCTTTCAACTGGCGCTGTGGTTCGCGTACCACTGTTCATCGCTATCGGTGAAGTAATCAAAGTGGATACTCGTACTGGCGAATACGTTGGTCGTGTAAAATAA
- the epmB gene encoding EF-P beta-lysylation protein EpmB, which produces MPHIITRKAVSVEQNWLQQLANGISDPAKLLEKLEIDPAKWQDGFAARKLFAQRVPQSFVDRMEKGNPYDPLLRQVLPLSQEFEVHEGYSNDPLQEQGNETPGLLHKYRNRALMIVKGGCAVNCRYCFRRHFPYQENKGNKLVWQQSLDYIRQQSELNEVILSGGDPLMAKDEELQWLINHIADIPHIKRIRIHSRLPVVIPARITPELLAILSGSRLQVIMVTHINHAQEINHELKRAMYDLKQAGVTLLNQGVMLKGVNDCVEAQVALSETLFDAGILPYYMHVLDKVQGAAHFYISDQQAKAIMAGLLERVSGYLVPKLTREIGGRKSKTPLDLHLE; this is translated from the coding sequence ATGCCGCATATCATAACCCGAAAAGCCGTTTCTGTTGAGCAAAACTGGCTTCAACAGCTAGCGAATGGGATCTCTGATCCTGCCAAATTGCTCGAAAAGCTGGAAATCGATCCTGCTAAATGGCAAGACGGATTTGCAGCGAGAAAGCTATTTGCGCAGCGTGTGCCGCAAAGTTTTGTCGATAGAATGGAGAAAGGCAATCCTTATGACCCGCTTTTGCGCCAGGTTTTACCACTTTCACAAGAATTTGAAGTGCACGAGGGCTATTCCAACGACCCTCTACAAGAGCAAGGTAATGAGACACCTGGGTTACTGCATAAGTACCGCAACCGAGCGCTAATGATTGTGAAGGGTGGATGTGCCGTTAACTGCCGTTACTGTTTTCGCCGTCATTTCCCCTATCAAGAGAACAAAGGCAACAAGTTAGTTTGGCAGCAAAGTCTTGATTACATTCGCCAACAGTCAGAACTCAATGAAGTCATTCTATCGGGCGGCGATCCATTAATGGCGAAAGATGAAGAGCTGCAGTGGCTCATCAATCACATCGCTGATATTCCACATATCAAACGCATCAGGATCCACTCGCGTTTACCCGTTGTCATTCCGGCACGAATCACGCCGGAGTTACTCGCGATACTCAGTGGCAGTCGCTTACAAGTGATCATGGTGACGCATATTAACCACGCCCAAGAGATCAATCATGAACTGAAACGCGCGATGTATGACCTCAAGCAAGCGGGGGTCACCTTGCTAAACCAAGGAGTGATGCTCAAAGGTGTCAATGATTGCGTTGAGGCACAAGTGGCGCTCAGTGAAACTCTTTTTGACGCCGGAATTCTTCCTTACTACATGCACGTTCTCGATAAAGTTCAAGGGGCTGCGCACTTCTATATTTCGGATCAGCAAGCCAAAGCCATCATGGCAGGTCTGCTTGAGCGCGTCTCAGGATACTTGGTGCCCAAACTCACCCGCGAGATAGGTGGCCGCAAGAGTAAAACCCCTCTGGACTTGCACTTAGAGTAA
- a CDS encoding MgtC/SapB family protein has product MQPSIEQFLDLGPFTWPALLCCAVNGILVGVERQTRGKPVGIRTSILIISGTYLFMSMAVSLSPNTLDQARVLGQIITGVGFLGAGVMMTLDGKIHGVTSAAVIWVLAALGMMIGLGYLQQSVVITLLVLSVLLGVDRAENRVKALRRGVHQKFHSRKISRPKP; this is encoded by the coding sequence ATGCAACCATCTATCGAACAATTTCTCGATCTTGGGCCATTCACATGGCCTGCTCTACTTTGCTGCGCCGTCAACGGCATTCTGGTCGGTGTCGAGCGCCAGACTCGTGGCAAACCCGTTGGAATTCGCACCTCGATATTGATCATATCGGGCACCTACTTATTTATGTCAATGGCTGTCTCCTTGTCACCCAATACGCTAGACCAAGCTCGCGTGCTCGGACAAATCATTACTGGGGTTGGCTTTCTTGGTGCAGGGGTCATGATGACGCTCGATGGCAAGATTCATGGCGTCACGTCGGCAGCCGTCATTTGGGTGCTTGCTGCGCTTGGAATGATGATTGGTTTGGGGTACTTGCAGCAATCGGTTGTTATTACTCTGCTGGTACTGAGCGTACTGCTTGGGGTCGACAGAGCCGAAAACAGGGTCAAAGCACTGCGCCGTGGTGTACACCAAAAATTCCATAGCCGGAAAATCTCGCGTCCAAAACCATGA
- a CDS encoding anaerobic C4-dicarboxylate transporter, with product MFYVHMLLLLTVIFIGIRHGGIAFGLLGGLGVSVLAFVFGVAPGSPPISVMLIILAVVAASATLEATGGLKLLVKFAERLLRKHPSQIVFLGPLCTYSLTVLVGTGHSVYPLLPVIYDVAYKKGIRPERPMAMATVASQMGITASPIAAAAAVVMATAADNHLDISLVNVLLVTIPATLIGVLVGCLWSLKRGKELDQDPAFIERCQDPEFKAQLIDASSEEDESPAHEGVAKKGLAIFLAGIATVIFVAMFGKDLGLLPAGVKMSVAIQFLMLSVGALILLTTKVEPKKIVHSNVFIAGMTAVIIIFGIAWMSDTIIGFHKPYLISLVSDIVAAHPWTFAIAMFVVSVFLKSQAAVLTIMLPLGFAMGIPAPVLIGVLPACYAYFFFPFYPSDLAAITFDRSGTTQIGKYVLNHSFLLPGFIGVVTATTVGYVLSTMLVN from the coding sequence ATGTTTTACGTACATATGCTCCTGCTTCTGACGGTGATATTTATCGGTATCCGCCATGGAGGCATTGCTTTTGGTTTACTCGGGGGCCTAGGCGTTTCGGTTCTCGCGTTTGTATTTGGGGTCGCTCCAGGTTCACCACCAATTAGTGTCATGCTGATTATTTTGGCCGTGGTTGCCGCGTCCGCTACGTTGGAAGCGACAGGGGGCCTAAAACTGCTCGTGAAATTTGCCGAGCGTTTACTGCGTAAACATCCAAGTCAAATCGTCTTTCTTGGACCGCTCTGTACTTACTCCCTTACCGTATTGGTTGGCACTGGTCACTCGGTTTACCCACTTCTACCCGTGATTTACGATGTCGCCTACAAAAAAGGCATCCGCCCAGAGCGCCCTATGGCGATGGCAACCGTTGCCTCTCAAATGGGGATTACGGCGAGTCCTATTGCGGCAGCTGCGGCCGTGGTCATGGCGACAGCCGCCGATAACCACTTAGACATCAGCTTGGTCAACGTTTTGCTCGTTACTATACCGGCAACGTTAATCGGCGTATTGGTTGGCTGCTTATGGAGCCTGAAACGTGGTAAAGAGCTCGACCAAGATCCAGCATTTATTGAGCGTTGCCAAGATCCTGAATTCAAGGCACAACTGATTGATGCTTCCAGTGAAGAAGATGAGAGCCCAGCACACGAAGGCGTGGCGAAAAAAGGATTGGCAATTTTCTTAGCGGGTATCGCTACCGTCATCTTTGTTGCCATGTTTGGTAAAGATCTCGGATTGCTACCAGCTGGAGTGAAAATGTCGGTGGCTATTCAGTTCTTGATGTTGTCTGTTGGTGCTCTGATTCTACTCACCACGAAAGTTGAGCCGAAGAAGATCGTTCACAGTAATGTCTTCATCGCGGGTATGACCGCCGTCATCATCATCTTTGGTATCGCATGGATGAGTGACACCATCATCGGCTTCCACAAACCGTACCTGATTAGCCTAGTCAGTGACATTGTTGCTGCCCACCCATGGACCTTTGCGATTGCGATGTTTGTGGTTTCAGTCTTCCTGAAGAGCCAAGCTGCGGTGCTCACCATCATGCTACCACTTGGCTTCGCGATGGGGATTCCTGCGCCAGTTCTGATTGGTGTGCTCCCAGCTTGTTACGCCTACTTCTTCTTCCCATTCTACCCAAGTGACTTAGCGGCAATAACCTTTGACCGCTCTGGTACAACACAGATTGGCAAGTATGTACTTAACCACAGTTTCTTACTGCCTGGTTTCATTGGTGTGGTCACGGCAACGACTGTTGGTTACGTGCTTTCAACCATGCTAGTCAACTAA
- the pfkA gene encoding 6-phosphofructokinase, protein MIKKIGVLTSGGDAPGMNAAVRGVVRTALSEGLEVYGVFDGYLGLYEDRIQKLDRSSVSDVINKGGTFLGSARFPEFKEVEVRQKAIENLQKHGIEALVVVGGDGSYMGAKKLTEMGYPCIGLPGTIDNDIAGTDYTIGYLTALNTVIDAIDRLRDTSSSHQRISIVEIMGRHCGDLTLMSAIAGGCEYIITPETGLDKEKLISNIQDGIAKGKKHAIIALTELMMDANELAKEIEAATGRETRATVLGHIQRGGRPTAFDRVLASRMGNYAVHLLMDGHGGRCVGIQKEQLVHHDIIDAIENMKRPVREDLFKVAEELF, encoded by the coding sequence ATGATTAAGAAGATCGGTGTCTTAACAAGTGGCGGTGACGCACCTGGTATGAACGCAGCTGTTCGTGGCGTAGTACGTACTGCACTGTCTGAAGGGTTAGAAGTATACGGCGTGTTTGATGGCTACCTAGGCCTATATGAAGACCGTATCCAGAAACTGGATCGTTCAAGCGTTTCTGACGTGATCAACAAGGGCGGTACTTTTCTAGGTTCTGCGCGTTTCCCAGAATTCAAAGAAGTGGAAGTGCGCCAGAAAGCGATCGAAAACCTACAGAAGCACGGCATTGAAGCGTTAGTGGTTGTCGGTGGTGACGGCTCTTACATGGGTGCGAAGAAACTGACTGAAATGGGTTACCCATGTATCGGTCTTCCTGGCACTATCGATAACGATATCGCTGGTACAGATTACACTATCGGTTACCTAACTGCGTTAAACACAGTTATTGATGCGATTGACCGTCTACGTGATACCTCATCTTCTCACCAACGTATTTCGATTGTTGAGATCATGGGTCGCCACTGTGGCGATTTAACTCTTATGTCTGCGATTGCAGGTGGTTGTGAATACATCATCACACCGGAAACTGGTCTAGATAAAGAGAAGCTGATCAGCAATATCCAAGACGGTATTGCGAAAGGTAAGAAGCACGCCATTATTGCGCTGACAGAGCTTATGATGGATGCAAATGAACTAGCGAAAGAGATTGAAGCGGCAACAGGTCGTGAAACTCGTGCGACAGTTCTTGGCCACATTCAACGTGGCGGTCGTCCAACTGCGTTCGACCGTGTTCTTGCTTCTCGTATGGGTAACTATGCCGTTCATCTATTGATGGATGGTCACGGCGGTCGTTGTGTTGGTATCCAAAAAGAGCAGTTGGTTCACCATGACATCATTGACGCTATCGAGAACATGAAGCGTCCAGTTCGTGAAGACCTATTCAAGGTTGCAGAAGAGCTGTTCTAA
- the fieF gene encoding CDF family cation-efflux transporter FieF (FieF, a metal efflux transporter, is a member of the CDF (cation diffusion facilitator) family of transporters.), whose product MKHEYARLVTMAAWTATIVATLLLIVKVGAWWVTGSVSLLASLIDSMLDIAASLVNLVVVRYSLQPADREHAFGHGKAESLAALAQAMFISGSAVFLILNGIDRFFRPHDLQSPEYGVYVSLFAIAVTFALVRFQKHVVKKTGSQAIAADSLHYESDLYMNAAIMLALGLSWFGIKQADAVFAVGIGIYILFSAFKMVREATQTLLDRKLPDSELNDIRSVCLSVPGVLGVHQLRTRMSGPTRFIQLHLELEDQLALIEAHRISDEVEDKLLELFPESDVLIHQDPYSVVLGAERVQKSQDW is encoded by the coding sequence ATGAAACATGAATATGCGCGCCTAGTGACCATGGCGGCTTGGACGGCGACCATAGTGGCAACCTTATTGTTGATTGTTAAGGTTGGTGCTTGGTGGGTGACGGGGTCGGTGAGCTTGCTGGCATCGCTGATCGATTCGATGCTGGATATTGCTGCCTCGTTGGTGAATTTAGTCGTGGTTCGATACTCTCTTCAGCCCGCAGACAGAGAGCATGCCTTTGGACACGGTAAAGCGGAATCGTTGGCGGCATTGGCTCAAGCAATGTTTATTTCTGGATCGGCGGTCTTTCTGATTCTTAATGGTATCGACCGATTCTTTAGACCTCATGATCTTCAATCCCCCGAGTATGGTGTTTACGTTAGCCTGTTCGCCATTGCGGTGACATTTGCGCTAGTGCGTTTTCAAAAGCATGTGGTGAAGAAAACAGGCAGCCAAGCCATCGCGGCTGACTCGCTTCACTATGAGTCCGATCTTTATATGAACGCTGCGATCATGTTAGCGCTCGGGTTGAGTTGGTTTGGTATTAAGCAGGCGGATGCTGTGTTCGCTGTGGGAATTGGCATCTACATTCTCTTTAGCGCATTTAAAATGGTTCGTGAAGCGACGCAAACCCTTTTGGACCGCAAGCTACCAGACAGCGAGCTCAACGACATTCGCAGCGTGTGCCTCTCTGTCCCGGGGGTATTAGGAGTTCACCAGCTGCGTACCCGAATGTCTGGCCCGACACGTTTTATCCAGTTGCACTTAGAGCTAGAAGATCAGCTCGCATTAATTGAAGCGCATCGAATCTCTGACGAAGTAGAAGATAAACTTCTTGAACTGTTTCCTGAGTCGGATGTACTGATCCATCAAGACCCTTATTCTGTGGTCCTTGGAGCGGAAAGAGTGCAGAAATCTCAAGATTGGTAA
- a CDS encoding CpxP family protein — MKMAKKLVVAAVVLPLTLGTASAFAFGGKDHKKGGHGECGGGFDRGMMRQLDLTDAQKEQLKEMREAGKQEMKANFKGNFSERQAEMQAHHAKVQQLVLADNFDQAAADELAKAMVEKQTERKVKMLEKQHQMLSILTPEQKAKFTELQQERMGKCAEKMQKRFADK; from the coding sequence ATGAAAATGGCAAAAAAATTAGTAGTAGCGGCGGTTGTTCTTCCTCTGACTCTAGGTACTGCAAGTGCCTTCGCGTTTGGTGGCAAAGATCATAAGAAAGGTGGTCACGGTGAATGCGGCGGTGGTTTTGACCGCGGTATGATGCGCCAGCTAGATCTTACTGATGCACAAAAAGAACAACTGAAAGAGATGCGCGAAGCGGGCAAGCAAGAGATGAAAGCCAACTTTAAAGGCAATTTTTCGGAGCGTCAGGCAGAGATGCAAGCTCACCATGCAAAAGTACAACAGTTAGTTCTGGCTGATAATTTCGACCAAGCTGCTGCGGATGAACTTGCGAAGGCGATGGTAGAGAAACAGACCGAACGCAAAGTGAAAATGCTAGAGAAGCAGCATCAAATGCTTAGTATTTTAACGCCGGAACAGAAAGCGAAGTTTACTGAACTGCAGCAAGAGCGAATGGGCAAATGCGCAGAGAAAATGCAAAAGCGTTTCGCAGACAAGTAA